The nucleotide window CCGTCTGagttaaataattcaatataaaaagGAAGACTTCTTGATGGCTGCTgggaaaacattatttttgcaattttcaTGAGTTAGCTTCATTGTGCTTTTGCTGTGTCTGTCGCTTATGAAGGCCAGATGCTAAAGGCTAATGCTAACCTCATTGCTAACCGAGCATGCTattaaatgaatgaagtgtTTAGATGTTCCATTactgaaaagatgttttaaaaacacccaACAGAGTGAATGGAAAGTGAAACTACACCTCAACTCATTGCAAAAAAACAGAGTATGGGCCTGATAAATCAGATCTCTGGCTCGATGAGACTGTAGCATTATATTAGTTTGTAGCTCATTTATCAGTCGTAGCCTTTATGAGTTCAAAGGGAATTTCCCCCTTTGAGATTTAGCTCTCGTTTTGAGCTACTGAACTACTTCCTGTGTTTTACAAACAGCATATAGACGGACCGACAGTACGACTTTTATTGCCTGTACGCACataaaactgtgatttaaaaaaaaaaaaacgtcatcaAGATCACACATCAGTTGATGTCACACCCGAGGTATTACTTAATCCAAAATCACAAGTTCCTGACATGAGTCAAGTATTTACAAACCTTAAATTTAATTATCTACCTTTAATTATTAAGAAAAATATAACTGTTGTACCAACACCTGGAATCCAACTGTTGGAACTAGCACACGAATactgcttttatttaatttatttaagattttaaatatttgaactcaGGTCAACTATATGCAAATGTATGAGACATCACATGGCatatgagaaaaataaactgttgtttATCATATAATTTCAGTGTTGTGTGGGCATGTACAGTAGCAGATTCTCTTGCACGGtcactttgttgttttggaTTGTTTGTCGAAAACTGATTGTtttgtctgattgttttttttgttttgttttgttttgtttttgtcacccAGTCTCTTTTAATAACAAACTCTGggacatttaattttaaaagaatcagaaaaaggacaaaaaaaatcccTAAGTAATGACCCTCTCTCTTCTGGGACAACCAAGCCTTATGAATTTTGTGAAGTGAAAATTTTGAATGTTTGTAtgttataaaagaaaacatgaattgTTTTATATGTTAATACTGCCTCAATAAAGCTCCCTAatgaatatatattgaaatatggCGCCTGATGGgtaaattattttacattactcaatataactttgttttttatgattttccTACATGTCACTGCAGTGAGGAGgcagctttttcttctttctcggCATATAGCACaatgcattttagtttttttggtgCCAGCAGGAATAAAATCCAACAATTATAGTTTTACAAGGATTTAAAATCTCCAACATGCCTTGAACACACCTGAAACCACCAGACAGATTCAACCAGACATTCATGCAATAATAAACCAACCAAACGTTCTCAATGTCAATGTGAACCCAAGCAGCAAAATCAGATTATAACAACATTTCAGTGTCAACAtataattacaaaaacaaaagttttgCTTTCAATCGGAAAAGTAACACATTTCCAAAGAAATGTTTAATAATTTTAACGAGCAAAATGATGAATTTGCATCATAATTCAATGTCATATCATATGAAATAagtttgtgattgtgtgataAAGTTTTGCTGCTGTAGACATATATTGTGAAAACTTTATGAACGGATATAATTTGCACATGTATAAAGTTTTTGTAACTATGAAAATATCTTGTGTTCGTCCCTTAGGTTATGAAAATAATTCACACACTCGAAGACTTACAATGCTCACATAGTTCACATTCGTATAATAATTCTATAATTTATTCTAATTCAACTCCTTCATACGAGGCAGCGATAATTATTCAATTCTCACTCAGTAATAAAACAAGTATGAACCGCTCACATTTCAGATTTTCCCCAAACCTTCTCAAAGCTTTGCCACCCCCACATGGTGAAGAAGAGTTACTGCATTTTGTATCTCTGTCTCTATGGTGATGTTTGTGTGAGCGACTAAAGATTTCAGGGACATAGGAAATGTGTTCAAACCTTCACTGTCGACTGTCTATTCTTttataaatgagaaaatattacTTAAGGAGTTGATGTATTTGCCTGAAGACCTCAAGTGGACTTGACTTCTCTTTTACTCTGTGCTAATGTACAGAGACGACAGGGAATCTTCAGGGTAAGagtgaatatttattttcttaaacagCGTCTGTTGCTTCTGTGGCATAAACAGACTGAATCCGACTCTGTAGAGATGAAGAATGGCATCGTGATTATAAGTCTAATTAGTGGTTTTGCTTCTTTTGTTAGAACAGGAAggtggagaaagaagaaagtaaagcctacatggttgtttgtgtgtctgacgcTGAGATATACCTGTGGATAAACCTGAAAAACATAATACATAATCAACTTTTCAAGCAGCAAATCCAACTATGGAGAGTCATCAGACCACAAGAGAAGCACGTGCTGGGTCTGAACACCTGGAGGATGCTGGGAACTGTCGGCAGAACATCAACCAGGAGCCGAACCTCTGTTGTTCTCTCCTCAGTGAACAGAAGAAGCTGCGGCACGTGTTGGACTGGGCTCACAGGTTCCTCAGCAGCGGATCAGAGCTTCACCGAGAACTCTGCAGAGCTGACAGTTTGATTTTGGCAACtgagaaggatgaggagaagagggaaactGAGGTATTTGATGGCGGGGGAGCAACAAGTTATGAGAATcgggaaaaatgtaaatttctctgtggatttaaaTCTCCTTTACAAGACGAGCCCGACGTTCCCTTCTCCAGGAGAGATGACGTAACTTGGCCTGAGaacagagaaactgaaaatatcaaaagtaTGAAGCGACAGCACAGCATCAATAAACAAAGTCCCAGCCAAAGCTACTGCACAACAAACAGACTGAACATATCTAATCAAAGACACCAAACACACGTATCTGACAGCAGCAAGAATCAGACGCTTACATCTGCAACTTGTTCGATCGAAGGATCCACATCATGCCGGAGCAATGTCATTTGTAAAAAGAGAACAGTGTCATCAAAATGTGACTCTGAAGATGTaagttataaaataaatggaGCTCAGGAAGGAGACATGTCAGACAATCAAAAGGAAGTGAAGAAACAGGTTGAAGAGATggtggaaggggaggaggagaaaaggggtGCTGGGTTGGAGGAAATGGATGGAAACAAAAACCAAGGAACCTATTTAGCTTTTCTAGAGTTTGCAAATGATAAAATGAGCCACAGTGAGATTCCCTGTCACTTGAAAACACCCTCAGATTTAACTGTGTATGAGCAGTACCAGCATTGTGTGGACCGACTGCATCGCCTCAGATTGAGACCAAGTATTGAAGCGGGATGTTTCGCAGATTCACCTGCACGAGGGAAGAAGACGTGTGAAGAAACTGCAGCACCAGCCCGACCTCCATCTCGCTCTAAGCTCAACTCCTCAACCACAAATCCTGAGGTTGCAAAATACTTTAgtgaagcaacaacaaaaacagacgACCTCTATAAAAACAAGGAGAGGACCAAAAGCGGTAGATGTAGGAGGGCGACACTTACTAAACACGAGGAAACCAAACACCGCGACAATCTGACTCTAAGGAAAAACAGATGTTTGGGTCGGACGAGCTCTGTTTACTGCAACAAACATGGTGATTTCATGAAGAGGCCTGCAGGAGCCAAAACCTCCATCGATAAGCCTGTTAACGCACACGTAGAGGACtcaacaggagaggagagagctgcaCCTCCTGCTAATTCAGGTAGTAAAAATCATTTATGAAGGCAAACCCTAATCTAATGTAAACTATTGTCCAGAGTAGTTGTTCCCAATCTGCACCACCCCTCCATCATTAAACCaaagtgttattattattataattatatcattttttctttttctttttacttatcTTTTGGATGAAAAACTGGATCCTAATCctgtaaaattaatttaaataaaacagaaggaTGATGTAACATGTGACGATTACAAGAAGACATTCTCTAGTTCAAGGCATCATAAAGTAAAAAGATTGGGAACGACTGCTCTACAGCAAGTTCATGATGGATATGATTTCATCCACATTCTGATTATTTGAATATGTTCATGTATATattcaatgtgtgtttgtctgtttctctctctgtctatcgTCAGTTTTACAGCCAAAAAGGACTGAACTACATCCAGGCCTGAAATGTCACCAAAgtgatgtcaaaggtcaaaagaaGACAACTGGAGGTCGAGGTCCACAGAGGTTTAATGAGAAGTCAAGCATGTCCCTGTCTTCACTCACAAATGGGGGGAAATTGCCAAGGTTTGATTAaagaaatttaataaaattgAAGAATGATAAAAGTACATTTATGGATTTTTatgcagaaaaataaattgtatttgcCAGAATTTTGGAAATTATAATCTGAATTCATTCagctattttgtgtttttgagttttggagatttgttaaaaaaaatacataaaaaagcTAATACCAGTAAACAATTTAAACACTGATTTTTgacagattatttatttttttcaaaataaaagcatggtTCCTTCAAAATGACCTTTAATGCCCGACTAAATATTTCTGTGATAAATACCGGTGTGTCACAATAAACCTCATCCTCTTTCTCCAGACCTCAGTCAGTAGCAGCAATCCAACGCACAAAAAGGCCAaacgcacaaacgcacacaaagagacacacaccagAGGACGGCATGAAACACGCATCGCCTTACAGGGATACTCCCACAGGCCTGGAACCTACACGTCACAATGATGACACCAGACCGACATCCCCGGCCTCAGGTAAGTCGAACAATAAAAtcacagacatgaaaacattacgaaatgtaaaaaaactaaaaagaaacagTACAAGTCAACAACAGGTCATATGATTGGCTAAATGTCAATTCATTTCACACCTTATCAGATATCAATTTAGCAGCCAGTCATGAGTTTAAAAGAGTTTGTTAGAGTTGTAAAATAGTAACAGGAGTACAATTTTTTTAAGATTAACCAAAAGTTGATGTGTCCTTACTTTGGTTTtctcctttgttgttgttgagctgCGTAATTGCAGTGTGAACTATGAAGAACAATTGATTTTGATAACCTAAATAATATGAATAGATAACTCTTTGTTTCCTTTACAGACACAGCTGCCCACGGGAGCAACACTGACTATAAACACACTGTAagaaatatttctttattctattATAAACCTACAAACAATGTGATCACATTTACTTGAATCGTACGATGTAGAAAATACATTGTGGAAGAGGCTACAGCGAGAAAAGTCACATCTGTAACTGACAATGTTTTAAACGATTTGCTGCCTCTGCTTTCCTGCTTTTGCAGTTTGTGGAGAAAAAGGAGCTTTAACCGATGATTTTGTGTCACAATCATTTTTCATCgtagttgtgttttctgttacaCCTGTCAGCCGGCAGCTGTCCCTGCGTGTGACCGCTGGCTGCGTCTGCCTGATGAGGTGTGGCTGTCCGTCCTGTCTCTGCTGCCTCACACTGATCTGTGCAGAGTGACGCAGGTCTGCAGTCGCCTGCTCACACTGGCTACTGATCACACACTCTGTGAGTCAGctccctgcagagacacacacgtctCACTTGAACCAGGGGATTTGTTTAGGCTGAACATGCAACAACATGTTAATCTACATTTCTGCCAAACTCACAAATGCTCAGCCTTCCTTTGGCTGCATGTTCTGAAAGCATTCAAGCTATAGCACGAAGGTTACGGACAGACGACaacaactgcaaaaaaaaacaagcattcTCAAAACAATGTTAACGCAGCGCAGAGcgacaataaacacacacaaactccagagTGTTTTGGATGGACAGATTTAAACTATATAATTATAGAGACAATTGGACAAACAACTTACTATCAGgataataataacataagacAGGATAAGACATGTTTCAACGTTTTGAGTGAAATGCATTGATAAGGATGTTATATTATTCATACAAATGATTTTATAAATCGGAGATGGACACACCTCAAATCAATTTAATCAAGAACTACATCATTAAAAGAACAAGACGATACTTACAATTAATTCTCTGTTCCACAAATTCTTATGGACTGATGATacattactttctttttttagtattatttcctcttctttctgtaTATGAGAGACAAAGAAATTATGCAAAACCCCCATAAAGTGGCATTTTTTAAGGTACAACAACTGCAGATGTTTTCATGCACAGAAGTCACACAAAGCCGACCACAAAGAACATTAGACAAGTTGGTAGCAATTTAAATAACAATCATGATAATTTGTCTTGTGtatattaaataatacataCGTGACGAGACGTGTGAGGGGAATTTGCAGTTTGGCTTTTTAAGGTTCACGTAAATAATTTGAGGTAATGACTAAGGTCAGTGGGATGACCTGACCTTTTCAAAGTAACAGCACATGGTTTGTTCTTATGACGTAAGCAAATACCGTACCACTCCCTGGACAAATATACAGTAAGATAACCAAGATCTGCACCATCACATGTCCTCAAACACACGCTGTAGTTCAGAGGCAACATCGTGAATCACTCAAACAAGCTCATACACTGAACATGAAATATATACgttttgcttcctctctctgctcctgaaGGGAAACATCTGAGGATTGAAAACTCTACACTGACCGAGCAGCGGTTGCTGTTTTGGGCCAAACGTCGTCCTCGCAGCCTGAGTCtgtacagctgcagcagcccgTCCGTCACCTCCTATGGGCTCCAGATGTTTTTCACTCTGTGTAAGAATCATCTGGaggtaagaaaagaaaaaacactcaaaGCAGACATGGTGGGTCAGATGAGCAGGGGTGAAAGTCTGGTGAAGGATTCTTGTTATTCACATCCCATGATTTTACACGTCAAGGTGAAATATCAGATCATCCTAATCAATAAGCCACCgtgctgtctgtgtgttaggcagaaaatcaatttaatagaaagagaaaacatttttgtttttaaatgagttaCTTGTCATCTGCCAATGAGACATTATCCTTCCTTGTTGACACTGTAAAATTATTGACCTCACATCCTGAATCCGTCTGCCTGCTGTCAGTGTCCACCCAACACGTGATGTTACCGGAGTGAAGTGAGTCACCACTGTTACATCCTTTGCCACATATCCTCTAAAAGATATAACATTGTCAACAATAAGTATATTTGAAACTTTTATGGAAGGATTACTGAAGGAGTGTGAGGTGAGAGGCCCTTCAGGGTGTCTCTGTTTGAAGTGATTTCTCTGTGGATTATTCAATCAAACAACTATGAAAATACACAGACCGATTCCACAGAGACTCACGGAGATGCAAAACAACCAGCGTCAAACTAAAGTTGGCCACaagtcaacacaaaacaacacaaaagtaC belongs to Hippoglossus stenolepis isolate QCI-W04-F060 chromosome 9, HSTE1.2, whole genome shotgun sequence and includes:
- the LOC124852385 gene encoding uncharacterized protein LOC124852385, producing MESHQTTREARAGSEHLEDAGNCRQNINQEPNLCCSLLSEQKKLRHVLDWAHRFLSSGSELHRELCRADSLILATEKDEEKRETEVFDGGGATSYENREKCKFLCGFKSPLQDEPDVPFSRRDDVTWPENRETENIKSMKRQHSINKQSPSQSYCTTNRLNISNQRHQTHVSDSSKNQTLTSATCSIEGSTSCRSNVICKKRTVSSKCDSEDVSYKINGAQEGDMSDNQKEVKKQVEEMVEGEEEKRGAGLEEMDGNKNQGTYLAFLEFANDKMSHSEIPCHLKTPSDLTVYEQYQHCVDRLHRLRLRPSIEAGCFADSPARGKKTCEETAAPARPPSRSKLNSSTTNPEVAKYFSEATTKTDDLYKNKERTKSGRCRRATLTKHEETKHRDNLTLRKNRCLGRTSSVYCNKHGDFMKRPAGAKTSIDKPVNAHVEDSTGEERAAPPANSVLQPKRTELHPGLKCHQSDVKGQKKTTGGRGPQRFNEKSSMSLSSLTNGGKLPRPQSVAAIQRTKRPNAQTHTKRHTPEDGMKHASPYRDTPTGLEPTRHNDDTRPTSPASDTAAHGSNTDYKHTVRNISLFYYKPTNNVITFT